DNA sequence from the Armigeres subalbatus isolate Guangzhou_Male chromosome 1, GZ_Asu_2, whole genome shotgun sequence genome:
tgcagtgtagcagtgcttcttaccgcacggctaaggaaggctacAGATCTATTCATAATAATCTGTAAGAACATTTAAGACTGgcagtaattttaatataacttctactattttcatcatatgaaaaatgtttttatatgaaaatatttcttaaagcatcagtaaaaaaaagtagtggttggattttatataacttgtttcaattttttttttaaatcagaaaaggtttttaggttaaaaatattaccttaaatagtaaaaaagtcaaaatttcaccgatgaaatattttaatcgatgcagatccttaaactagaggtcaaaaactatgatctaacggcttaacatccgaggtgcattcactttgcataatagttgcctttaaacatagcgtggaggtttcaataatcaaaaaaatGGTGTaggacttagtcgagtcaagtacgagatactaaaGATAAGTAAGGTTTTGGACGTTACTCTAAAGCTACAATCAAGTTATGGAAATAATCAGGATAATACTATATTGTCTTATGccaagtgaagatattccactacaAAGCTCTGAATAATGTTCTTATCAATATGTATGTTATAACATTAGcataaatttataatatttacGCAATTTTCTTACTAAAAATCCGTTGGAAAGTCCAAAAGAATTCAGTTCGGAGGAGAAACACAGAAGGATTAAACCCGTTCTGAACCTCAAAGAACGGAACGGACAAACGGAGAACCTTTAgtctttcgaacttttttgggcttccgaGCGGAACTCTTTTTGAGCTTTTGAACAAAATCCTTttggcttctgaacggaatctttttaggCTTCAGAATCCCTTTTAGAGAAACCGAAAAAATGCATTAAGAAGCCCAAATGGATTTACTCGGGATTCCAAAAGTATTCTTTTCGAAAGTTTGAAAGGAATCCGTTTGGAAGTAAAGTCCAAAAcaatttcgttcagaagcccaaCAAGGTTTCGTTCGGAAATCCGAAAAATCCGAAAATCCGGAATTTCTGTTTTGGAagcccaaaataatttcgttcaggAATATAACAGAATTCCCTCTATAATTCCTACTAGTTTCGTTTTGTGCTTACGAAAGGGATCATTTTAGGCTTCGGAATGGATTAATTTTGGACTTCTTAATGCAATCTTTTTAGGTTTTCGAATCAAATAATCTTTCCGTTTGAAATTCTAAAAGGATACTGTTTGGAACACAAACCGATCAGAAGCCTAAAAATCTCAgctcggaattccaaaatgataCCGTTTGAAAACCTTATAGAACTCCGTACGAAATtcccttaacgattttgtttgaaaacccaAAATAGTTTAATCAGAAAGCCCAACCGGTATTTGTTGCGACCTCTTCAATCCGCGATTATTTGCATATTTCAAAGGCATAGCTGAATGCTTTTCAACAGATGGCTGTGTTTTTGTCTAAATGTTTACAATTAATAAATTTTTGATCGAAAACTGCATAAAAACTAGCTACTTCTGTCtgcctattctgttgcagtttacTAGTTTAGGACAATTGTTTGATTCGAAATGTGTTTATCCTTAAGAGAGGATGATGTTGTTTTCATTGGCATTGGTGAAATTTTACATTCGCAACAGCTCTATCATTTACATCCAGAAACTCGCTCAGTCTCAGTTACTGGTAGCCCACTGTATAACAAGAAAAGCGAGACTGCCATAATTTGGTAAAGTGACATGTGCGTCAAATTAAAACATGCAAGTTTCCCATGTTCCTAGTtaaacaattctcgcttaacttttcaaaaggacctaattaacattttttcatgaattaatttgagtactgcaatcaaaagcttgttgattgcgctattcaaattaattcatgacaacaatgttacttaggttcttttgaaaattttggcgTGATTCTGATGAGTACAACTTGCTAACACCATAATTAGAAAAAGGAGCATACTATACTTTTCAGATTACGACATGTCACTTTTTCTTTCTCTACTATGGATCTCCTACTGGAGCCCTCATCCGAATCGAGAATTGGACTTGTCATCTCGGCTATATCTAGATCTGGAATCCTAGTCCGaaacggctcaggcagcaatTCGGCGAAGGCGTTCAaagcaaagccaaacgacgtgcgacCATAAAGGCCAAACGGCGAATGGACGGAGCAAACCGGGATACAGTGGAGCCCGAAGGGCGTCGACCCGAGATGGGGACTTCTCGGCCTAAACAGGTGAAAGGCACCAATGAGACGCAAGTCGCCGGACCACAAGAGAGCCAGGCGGTGCTAAAGCccagatcatttagaaatggggcactttaaaatgtgtgtattttttaaacttttcgtTCAATCGAAAAACTTTCTAAAAATGGAACAAagcttatattattttattccatAACAGCCGGTGCACAATTTCTTTAGTCATGATTTTGGCTAGCTGTTTCCACCAATTCTTCATTTGGCCAATTTCACTGCTCTTTTTGTCTTCAGTTTCTGTTTAATTATCGTTCAAAGCTTCTCAATTGGATGAAACTGAGGACAATTTGATGGATTCAGATATTTTGGGATGAACAGGACACCACTATTGTTTTACCATTGTAGCACCTATCCTTGCTACAATGGCAGCTGGCTAAATCTAGCCAAAACGTAAATAGGCCATCATGGAACTGAATGAAGATTAAAATCCGGTTTTTAACGCAGATGGATTTTGCAGGACcgtgcatatttttttttctgttcctgattggtgaatattttgaaaccacGTTAGTTTCACACTGTGAAAAGAACGGTTTACTAATTATAAAACGCTATGAAAAACTTGCATATCCGACCACTTGGAACGCCATTATGTTTAAAATTTAAGTGCCCCACTTCTACATGATCTAGGCTTTGTCGGCCCAAAGAATCAAACATCCcaggcagctggtcagtaggggaACGCAGAAGTCGAACGCTTCTTGACCCGCAAAGAAAGTCAAGAACAGAGGCGatgccttgttggtgaaaactgacaAGGACAAATACGTCGAAGTCAGACGCACCAATTAAATGATCCAATATCAAGCGTGAAGCGTGAAGCGCAGGCAAGCGGAACGGCCTACAAAAAGTTTCCCCAGGggatcttgggtgacggcgccgaGGTGAGATCGTTGCAGGCGGAAGTGGCCCTACAGTCCAAAacgtctctgccgtcagagagcagagtacaaagttcatcacttaagaTCGGCaagtcagtatgcccagtaaccAGACTCTCGCCGCCTACAGAGGACAGATGTTATCGGTGCTTAGGGCATAAGCCCTACGACTGTAAAGGAGGAAGGGCACAAGGCACATCTGCGCTTCATCTGCGCCAGCAAACAGCAAGCCTTCCATCACGTTATGGGCGGTCCTTCGTGTACCATCGGAGAGACAAACAAGAAGAAGTCATGCAAGCTGAATATTAACCACTGCATCTGCCCAACGAAtcctcggagtcgaggaccgatgtcacCCTCTTGCCCAACCTGCACAACGTTTCTGTCGATAACAGCAATCGCATAGCGGACGGTTATCATACGACCTAGTGCGTTGGAAGCCGGGTTGTTATTAgtttgggcagtggagtggggcagccgctgcaccattCACAGCGGTTAAGCGTCACTAGAGGCGCTAGCAAAGCTTGCCCAGTAGtcagtgctagtcaatgatggttgCACTAGCGCATTCATGAAGAATGGGATCGAGCTAGTCGATCCTGGTCTGGCACCAGGTATGGACTGGAGTTGGGCTACGTCGATGATGTAACCagggaggtctacggggagtcgattctcgaggtagaactgaccgcagtACACGCGATCAGCGCGGTGGCGAATTGGATGAGTGTTAATGTGTTTTACTTTTTGAAAGTGCTTCTAAGAAGCTTAAAGGAAAAAGATTTCGAGGTTGTAGGCCAGGCTTTGCTGATGATATTGTCGTCATAGTGAGGAGGAAATTGAACAATATCATTTCAGAGAGAATACAATGGGCTCTAAAATTTACCCATTTATGGTGTATTCAGGAAGGCCTTATCATTTATCCGTcaaaattgtaattgtaccaTTCACTAGGAAGAGGAAATTTAATCTAATCGCTTTGAAGCTTAGAGGACTAGACATTCAGCTTAGTGAGCAGGTCAAATACCTGAGAGTCATTCTGGATTCCAAACTGAACTGGAGTCCTCGGTCCTGGGATAGCGATCTCAGtggcaaatatttgtattttgtttGTATAATGTACATCAAAACATGTCTTTGAGTAGAACCGatcgataaagccgataaacaaatcattcattACAATCATagtcgtaaaatctgtttcaattatgaaaataaatttggctaaaaacaaaaaaatgaggTTCTATCCAATAAGATCTAAATCGGGTGATTGGAAGAATACGTCACGATATGGACATACCTCCATGAGTGGTAGTGCGAATTCCGCATAAACCTgccgaaaattgcctataccggcaccggaaatcgaacccagccaccctcggcatggtcttgctttatagccgcgcatcttaccgctagaccaaggagggcccctattcaACATCAGTTTAAGGTGGGATAATACGAAGGGCAAGCATTCGTacaagtggtacgattttcacgacattgatattatgacacgtaactttgaaaaTATCGAGGACGCCTACATCAAACTACACCAAAAGAGGGAatctaagcggatcggactagtcatcaacacgtcgaagacgaagcatATGCTATGAAAAGACTTAAGAGAATACAACATTATCCGCCCACCACGAATTTGCATCGGCGATGACGatatcgaggtggttgaaaaaTTCGTTTACTTGAGCTCACCTGTGGCCGATGAAAATTCGTAAGTTTTTGGGCTCTGCACAACGCTTCGATCTGATTGAGTTCACCAACACCAGAACCACCAACATTAAAATCACTGtgaatgtcttcttcttcatcttcattgGCATatcatcccccactgggacattgccgcctagcagcttagtgttcattaagcacttccacagttattaactgcgaggtttctaaggcaagataccatttctgcattcgtatatcatgaagccaacacgatgatacttctgtgcccaggtaagtcgagacaattttaactaaaaattgccaagatcggcaccgggaatcgagtcCAGcctccctcagcatggtcttgctttgtagccgcgcatcttactgcaCGACTAAGGAGGCCCCACTGTGAGTGTACAATGTATTAAATAAATGTGGATAGTATTCCTGTTGCAGCAAAAACATCACAAACACTTCGAGAGGAATACAGCGGAGCTACGCACACTTTTATTCATTTGAagaactaaatatttttttttaaaggctttattatagtgatttttcaaaattatagaGTTCATCACTTAAAGAACTCAATAGAGTTCGCCGACGTACCAAACTAATCTTCTACAATTCGAGTCTTCGAGTCTTCGTCTTCGCTTCGAGTCTTCGGAAGAAAATGTGctgtgtaccatctatggttGGGTGCAGATAGAAGACATTACATGGACGAGACGATTAAACCTGAGAGAGAGAAGCCAGCTGGATGtgtattcggccttttgtgattcggcctttcgtaATAGACCCTCTTGAAATACAGGTCTTTCTCGTAAAATATGCACAggcacttgtttagagtaattttcaTCTACTTCATAAATATGCAAAAGAAAAAATACGCTTAACTTACCTGCTCATAGCACCAACCAttaaccaattcaaaccaaatcatTCATATGACTGCTTTTGAAGAAGAGCAGAACTCGTCGCACAGATCTTCAAATCTATgtagaaaactaacaaaaatcaaaataataaaactaaatcgaagaatatataaaaatatgaaactcAAACTCAATACAAAACAAACTTAAGAGCAATGACACAATACTGCTTTGGAGTTTTGTTTTTCGCAATAGATTTCGTTCATTATTTGACTATAATTTACAATTATTTCAACAGCCTTAAAAAATACACAAGCTCATCTTGGTGCACGTACAGCAGAATCCCAACACCGGAAAACCAGAAGAAATAAACAACAAGACTTACATTTTCCCACAGCAGGTTGGCAATTTCGTCTAACCGCACGCCAAAGTCGCTCAGTTCGCCGCTGTACCTGTATCGggtaaaaaaaaacgattactTTCGTTGTGTTGAAACAATGGTGAAAAACACGAACCTAATGTACGCCCACGTGGCCAACGTTAGCAGTGCGATGCCCATGATCAGATTGGCAAAGTTGGCAAACGTGTACAGTCCGACCAGCCCAAAGATACCGCTGAAGATGTACATCACGACGGCGATCGCAAAGTAGACCGCCGGTGTCCGGGCCGCCTTGAAAATGTTTTTGCTTTCGTTGTGCGCCTTGAATGTAACGTACGAATCGTCCAGGTCCTGTTCCAGCTGTTCGCGATACTTCTCGGAGAACTCTTCGCCACCCATCTTCCGCTTGGAGGAGAACTgtgcacaaaaaaatcaaatttgattAGTTTATGTGGACTACAAAATGATGCGCAACTTACCTGATGTATTGCTTTCTCCTTGATCCGGTTGTGTTCCGAGTCCAGATGTGCGGTGTTTAGATATGGTTTGTTTCCACCACAAACGTCCTCCATCAGCTGGCTGTAGGTGTCCTTAGCGGCTGCAACTGCCGTCAAATTGTTTGCCTCTGCTGTCGCCACCAGCATGCTCTTCGGTTCGGGCAGTTCGTTACCCTTGTAGATAGCCATGTAGGACTTGAAGTATTGGACCAGATCCCGTGCTTTCACTTTCTGACCGTTGATTTCCTTCGGTATCAGATTCGACGGCGACAGCAACATCGGCACCAGGTCTTTGAGGCTCTGTTTGAACTCGGGCGTAATATCTGCCAACCGACCGTCGAACTTCTGGTTCGTGGCAACCGTCAGTCCCGGATGCGGCATCAGGAAGCAAGCAATTTCCGTGAAGCAGGAGGTGATGTGACGTCGGAGGGACTGCAGTTCGGGGTGCTGTTTGTCTTGGACTTCCAAGCGTCGCTTCAGAATCACGTCACCGCCTTCGGCACCGTACTCCGCCTCGTACGGGAAGCTCCAGTCTCGAACTAGAAACTGCAGCCGCTGGAAGGGTTTCTTGCCACTGTCGGCCAACGCCAACCGACCGTACTCGGTGAAAAGCTATAAGAACATGAGGGTGCGGTTATTGATTTGAGATGATTCTTGGATGATGATTGGACATACCTGCAGGTGCTGGAGGTCGTCTTCCTGGATGTTCTGTGACAGGTTGTAGATCTGAACGGACGAGAGCATCGTGCTGAGGGCAAACACTGTGGCACAGTCTCGCACCGTGCTCTGGCTATCGAATGCGCCCTGTGTGTCCATTAGTATGATGGCGTACTGTGAAATGGAATGGGCAGAATCGAGATACCCCGATTTAATTAAGTTTTATGGTTCAGGCTACTCTGAGTagatatatttttgaaaaagtcgTGGGAAGGAAAAAGTTAAACCGGGTCTCGATGGGGTCCTATCAGCTGTTGAAAAATGCATGTCTGGTTTTCTGTATCCTTTCATATAAAAATCAATTGCTTTTACTTTTATGGTTTTTATTTCCGCTTGCAGATGTCCTGCATGTTCTAAGATCGTCCGCATGTTTTTAATACATAAGAGAGTAACCGTGAAAGAAGCAGACAGCTATTGAAGAACAATGTCACTTGCATCTCTGTATTGAGGAATAACGTATCATATCTAAACTGTTCGAATTCGTTATGATGCTCCAACATGGATTTATTTGCGATCTCTCAGCAAAGATTAATCTTTCTTTATCACGGAAAGCATGACAAAACTGACAAATTCCTCATATTTGTTTAGGTCACAACTCATTTGTTTGCATAATATTGTATAAAATTTCTCAAATATCATG
Encoded proteins:
- the LOC134203966 gene encoding atlastin; the protein is MAAAAKPIQVVESGEEHTFTLNEEALTEILLQENVRDRTVVVISVAGAFRKGKSFLLDFFLRYMYSKYVHNKSISEWLGDENEPLTGFSWRGGSERDTTGILMWSDIFLHETPGGEKYAIILMDTQGAFDSQSTVRDCATVFALSTMLSSVQIYNLSQNIQEDDLQHLQLFTEYGRLALADSGKKPFQRLQFLVRDWSFPYEAEYGAEGGDVILKRRLEVQDKQHPELQSLRRHITSCFTEIACFLMPHPGLTVATNQKFDGRLADITPEFKQSLKDLVPMLLSPSNLIPKEINGQKVKARDLVQYFKSYMAIYKGNELPEPKSMLVATAEANNLTAVAAAKDTYSQLMEDVCGGNKPYLNTAHLDSEHNRIKEKAIHQFSSKRKMGGEEFSEKYREQLEQDLDDSYVTFKAHNESKNIFKAARTPAVYFAIAVVMYIFSGIFGLVGLYTFANFANLIMGIALLTLATWAYIRYSGELSDFGVRLDEIANLLWENIMKPIYQSCMEKGIQHVATHATEYAISGGASSPSSRSGAGSRQLNGKVKRS